The following are from one region of the Hymenobacter radiodurans genome:
- a CDS encoding TonB-dependent receptor plug domain-containing protein — MVHLYSPGANRFRQFGSTTVAWLGFLLLILSSSAAWAQNVAYTIRGRVTDANGSAGVPGATVRIANTVLATATGADGTYELRASVRPGTYQMAISSVGYANIAQPLTLGTETQITADATLREDLVGLKEVVVTGNSVATSKQQLGNAISTVNARELTQGAAVQIDQALQGKVAGAQVSQNSGNPAGGISVRLRGTSTVVGSSDPLYIIDGVIVNNDSPELLDLGGYAQNRLVDLNPADIDRIEIIKGAAAAAIYGSRASNGVVQIFTKRGKEGKPSVTVSSNFIVSKIRKTLDVNTYPFRFTNTVATDLTQVPAERYDYQDQIFRTAVGTDNYVSVSGGSQATRYFFSGSYFKNQGIVDATDFDRKTGRLRLQQTLTNWASLSVGGNYTLSDSREIPNGGLVTAYGALTGFIFSNNFVNPAPTPLRAFIPALAPATSPAPIR, encoded by the coding sequence ATGGTACACCTGTACTCACCCGGAGCCAATCGGTTTCGGCAGTTTGGCAGCACAACTGTTGCCTGGCTAGGGTTTCTGCTGCTGATACTTAGTAGCTCGGCAGCATGGGCTCAGAATGTTGCCTATACAATTCGAGGCCGCGTAACTGATGCTAATGGAAGTGCCGGCGTGCCCGGTGCCACCGTGCGCATCGCCAATACAGTACTGGCCACGGCTACCGGTGCCGATGGCACCTATGAGCTACGTGCATCTGTTCGGCCTGGCACTTACCAAATGGCCATCAGCTCAGTAGGCTACGCCAACATTGCGCAGCCGCTGACCCTAGGCACCGAAACTCAGATAACTGCGGATGCTACGCTGCGCGAGGACTTGGTAGGGCTGAAGGAAGTAGTAGTAACCGGTAACTCCGTAGCCACCAGCAAACAACAGCTTGGCAATGCCATCAGCACGGTAAATGCGCGGGAGCTAACGCAGGGTGCCGCCGTCCAGATCGATCAGGCCTTACAGGGCAAGGTGGCCGGCGCTCAGGTGTCGCAGAACTCCGGCAATCCGGCGGGGGGCATTTCGGTGCGGTTGCGCGGCACCAGCACCGTGGTTGGTAGCTCCGATCCACTATATATCATTGATGGTGTTATCGTTAACAACGACTCGCCGGAACTACTGGACTTAGGCGGTTACGCCCAAAACCGCCTCGTCGACCTGAATCCGGCCGACATCGACCGCATCGAGATTATTAAAGGTGCGGCGGCAGCGGCCATCTACGGCTCGCGGGCTTCCAATGGCGTCGTCCAGATTTTTACCAAGCGCGGCAAAGAAGGCAAGCCCTCTGTCACGGTGTCAAGCAATTTTATTGTATCCAAAATTCGCAAGACGCTGGACGTAAACACCTATCCATTTCGCTTCACCAACACCGTCGCTACTGACCTAACACAGGTGCCAGCGGAGCGCTATGACTATCAGGATCAAATTTTCCGCACCGCCGTTGGTACCGATAATTACGTCTCCGTATCTGGGGGTAGCCAGGCCACGCGCTACTTCTTTTCGGGTTCGTATTTCAAGAACCAAGGCATTGTAGATGCCACTGACTTCGACCGCAAAACGGGACGTTTGCGCCTCCAGCAAACGCTGACTAACTGGGCTAGCTTGTCGGTGGGGGGCAATTATACGCTCAGCGACAGCCGCGAAATTCCGAATGGCGGTCTTGTGACTGCCTACGGCGCTCTTACGGGATTCATCTTCAGCAATAACTTCGTAAATCCTGCCCCAACCCCGTTACGGGCGTTTATCCCAGCACTAGCCCCAGCAACCTCACCCGCACCAATCCGCTAG